One stretch of Streptomyces sp. MMBL 11-1 DNA includes these proteins:
- a CDS encoding FAD-binding and (Fe-S)-binding domain-containing protein — protein sequence MAEQHRPHTDTPSATSATTSPTTAPTASLATSPAAPPAFVAALRSAVRGASDFGAAARALTTMDASNYRRVPLGVLAPRDADDIAAALAVCREHGVPVVPRGGGTSIAGQATGTGLVLDLTRHLRTVLDLDPAARTAVVQPGVILDDLRAAAAPHGLTFGPDPSTHSRCTLGGMIGNNSCGAHSVAWGTTADNVRKLSVVRYGGEALHLEQGSGEGPEGTGALVAAHLALLRTGYPGLPRRISGYALDALLPEHPGGPDPVRAFCGSEGTLGVVTEATVRLVEAPRARALAVLGYADESAAADAAPGLLPYRPLTVEGMAADLVTESAGLPRGAAWLFVETGGDTPAEARAHAERVLRGADAVDGTVVTDPAGQRALWRIREDAAGTATRMPDGAEAWPGWEDCAVPPARLGAYLRDFRALLAAHGLRGAPYGHFGEGCVHVRIDFDLTGADGVARFRRFSEETADLVIAHGGSLSGEHGDGQARAELLPRMYGDGLVALFGRYKDLWDPDGGLNPGMLVRPDRLDENLRFAVLPKRPVDVEFGYPQDGGDFTGAVRRCVGVAKCRTTETSGAGVMCPSFRATGEEAHSTRGRARLLHEMLAGEVITDGWRSEEVRDALDLCLSCKGCRSDCPVGVDMATYKAEFLHHHYRGRLRPAAHYAMGRLPRWLRLAAPFARPLNAMARLRPLAALARRLAGIAPERTIPVLATETYSRWLLRRQGKGTRIPDPDRVVALWADTFTEHLSPRVGRAAVRVLEEATGRTVLPHPRGACCGLTYVSTGQLDAARRVMRRTLDRLRLPSGLPLVVLEPSCAATLRTDLPELLPDDPRAAELAASVRTFAQYLEEYAPDWTPSRRDRPAVGQTHCHQHAVLGDAAERRLRERMGLTGELSGGCCGLAGNFGFEKGHWEVSVACAEERLLPAVREAEPGTELLADGFSCRTQLDQLAGRRARHLAEVVAEAIEEAGATAAAEGPGGDA from the coding sequence ATGGCCGAACAGCATCGACCGCATACCGACACTCCTTCGGCGACTTCCGCGACGACTTCCCCGACGACTGCCCCGACGGCTTCGCTCGCGACGTCCCCGGCAGCCCCTCCGGCTTTCGTCGCCGCCCTCCGCTCCGCCGTACGCGGCGCGAGCGACTTCGGGGCCGCCGCACGGGCGCTGACGACGATGGACGCCTCCAACTACCGCCGCGTCCCGCTCGGTGTGCTCGCCCCGCGCGACGCCGACGACATCGCCGCCGCCCTGGCCGTCTGCCGGGAGCACGGGGTGCCGGTGGTGCCGCGCGGCGGCGGCACGTCCATCGCCGGGCAGGCCACCGGCACCGGACTCGTCCTCGACCTCACCCGTCATCTGCGCACGGTCCTCGACCTGGACCCCGCCGCCCGCACCGCCGTCGTCCAGCCCGGCGTGATCCTCGACGACCTGCGGGCCGCCGCCGCACCCCACGGCCTGACCTTCGGCCCCGACCCCTCCACCCACAGCCGCTGCACCCTCGGCGGGATGATCGGCAACAACTCCTGCGGCGCGCACTCGGTCGCCTGGGGCACCACGGCCGACAACGTGCGGAAGCTGTCGGTGGTCCGTTACGGGGGCGAGGCCCTGCACCTGGAACAGGGGAGCGGCGAAGGGCCCGAGGGCACCGGCGCGCTCGTCGCCGCCCACCTCGCCCTCCTGCGCACCGGCTACCCCGGCCTCCCGCGCCGCATCTCCGGGTACGCGCTCGACGCCCTGCTCCCCGAACACCCCGGCGGCCCCGACCCGGTCCGGGCGTTCTGCGGCAGCGAGGGCACCCTCGGCGTCGTCACCGAGGCCACCGTGCGCCTGGTCGAGGCCCCGCGCGCCCGCGCCCTGGCCGTCCTCGGTTACGCCGACGAGTCCGCCGCCGCCGACGCCGCCCCGGGCCTCCTCCCGTACCGCCCGCTCACCGTCGAGGGCATGGCCGCCGACCTCGTCACCGAGTCCGCCGGGCTGCCGCGCGGGGCCGCCTGGCTGTTCGTCGAGACCGGCGGCGACACCCCGGCCGAGGCGAGAGCGCACGCCGAACGCGTCCTGCGGGGGGCCGACGCGGTCGACGGGACGGTCGTCACGGACCCGGCCGGGCAGCGGGCCCTGTGGCGGATCCGCGAGGACGCCGCCGGAACCGCGACCAGGATGCCCGACGGAGCCGAGGCCTGGCCGGGGTGGGAGGACTGCGCGGTGCCGCCCGCCCGGCTCGGCGCGTACCTCCGCGACTTCCGGGCCCTCCTCGCCGCACACGGCCTGCGCGGTGCCCCGTACGGCCACTTCGGCGAGGGCTGCGTCCACGTCCGTATCGACTTCGACCTGACCGGCGCGGACGGGGTGGCCCGCTTCCGCCGGTTCTCCGAGGAGACGGCCGACCTCGTCATCGCGCACGGCGGCTCCCTCAGCGGCGAGCACGGCGACGGCCAGGCGCGCGCGGAACTGCTGCCCCGGATGTACGGGGACGGGCTCGTCGCCCTCTTCGGCCGGTACAAGGACCTGTGGGACCCGGACGGCGGCCTGAACCCGGGGATGCTGGTCCGCCCGGACCGCCTCGACGAGAACCTCCGCTTCGCCGTCCTCCCGAAACGCCCGGTGGACGTGGAGTTCGGCTATCCGCAGGACGGCGGGGACTTCACGGGCGCGGTCCGCCGCTGCGTCGGCGTCGCCAAGTGCCGTACGACGGAGACGAGCGGCGCGGGCGTCATGTGCCCGTCCTTCCGGGCGACCGGCGAGGAGGCCCACTCCACCCGGGGCCGGGCCCGGCTGCTGCACGAGATGCTCGCGGGCGAGGTCATCACGGACGGCTGGCGCAGCGAGGAGGTCCGGGACGCGCTCGACCTGTGCCTCTCCTGCAAGGGCTGCCGCAGCGACTGCCCGGTGGGCGTCGACATGGCGACGTACAAGGCGGAGTTCCTGCACCACCACTACCGGGGCAGGCTCCGGCCCGCCGCCCACTACGCGATGGGCCGCCTCCCCCGGTGGCTGCGCCTGGCCGCCCCCTTCGCCCGGCCGCTGAACGCCATGGCCCGGCTGCGCCCCCTTGCCGCGCTCGCCAGACGGCTGGCCGGGATCGCGCCCGAGCGCACGATCCCGGTCCTCGCGACGGAGACGTACAGCCGGTGGCTGCTCCGCCGCCAGGGGAAGGGGACACGGATCCCGGACCCGGACCGGGTGGTGGCGCTCTGGGCGGACACCTTCACCGAGCACCTGTCGCCGCGGGTGGGCCGGGCGGCGGTCCGGGTCCTGGAGGAGGCGACGGGGCGTACGGTGCTGCCGCACCCGCGCGGGGCGTGCTGCGGCCTCACGTACGTATCGACGGGCCAGCTCGACGCGGCCCGCCGCGTGATGCGCCGCACCCTGGACCGGCTCCGCCTCCCGTCGGGCCTGCCGCTCGTGGTCCTGGAACCGAGCTGCGCCGCGACCCTCCGCACCGACCTGCCCGAACTCCTCCCGGACGACCCGCGCGCCGCCGAACTGGCCGCTTCCGTGCGGACGTTCGCCCAGTACCTGGAGGAGTACGCCCCCGACTGGACCCCGTCCCGCCGGGACCGCCCGGCCGTCGGCCAGACGCACTGCCACCAGCACGCGGTCCTCGGCGACGCGGCGGAACGCCGGCTGCGGGAACGGATGGGCCTCACCGGCGAACTCAGCGGCGGCTGCTGCGGGCTCGCCGGGAACTTCGGCTTCGAGAAGGGCCACTGGGAGGTGTCCGTCGCCTGCGCGGAGGAGCGGCTGCTCCCCGCCGTACGGGAGGCCGAACCCGGGACGGAACTCCTCGCGGACGGCTTCTCCTGCCGTACGCAGCTCGACCAGCTGGCCGGGCGGCGGGCCCGGCACCTCGCGGAGGTCGTCGCGGAGGCCATCGAGGAGGCCGGTGCGACGGCCGCCGCCGAGGGGCCGGGGGGCGACGCGTAG
- a CDS encoding EamA family transporter translates to MNDQRSAAEPAVAAVAVPEAVTALEGAGAGADVQGGTGAPAARAGADRRAALTPIVLVVAGGLSVQFGSAVAALLMPKAGALGVVTLRLAAAALILLVICRPKLRGHSRADWGTVLAFGVAMGGMNTLFYQALDRIPLGIAVTLEVLGPLALSVFASRRLINLLWAGLALAGVVLLGGGGFDRLDPVGAAYALGAGAMWAAYIVFSARTGRRFPQADGLALAMGVAAVLSLPLGIIESGAKLTVPSTVALGAAVALLSSVLPYTLELMALRRLPASTFAVMMSLEPAIAAGAGFLILDQALSTTDALAIALVIGASVGAVRSRRGPRHVG, encoded by the coding sequence GTGAACGACCAGCGCAGCGCCGCCGAACCGGCCGTCGCAGCCGTCGCCGTACCCGAAGCGGTGACGGCACTCGAGGGCGCCGGGGCCGGTGCGGACGTCCAGGGGGGCACCGGCGCGCCCGCCGCGCGGGCGGGGGCCGACCGCCGGGCGGCGCTGACGCCGATCGTGCTGGTGGTCGCCGGCGGCCTGTCCGTCCAGTTCGGCTCGGCCGTCGCGGCGCTCCTGATGCCGAAGGCCGGTGCGCTGGGCGTCGTCACCCTGCGGCTGGCGGCCGCCGCGCTGATCCTGCTGGTGATCTGCCGGCCGAAGCTGCGCGGCCACTCGCGTGCCGACTGGGGCACGGTGCTCGCCTTCGGCGTCGCGATGGGCGGCATGAACACGCTCTTCTACCAGGCGCTGGACCGGATTCCGCTCGGCATCGCCGTCACCCTGGAGGTGCTCGGCCCGCTCGCCCTCTCGGTGTTCGCCTCCCGCCGCCTGATCAACCTCCTGTGGGCGGGCCTCGCCCTCGCCGGTGTCGTCCTGCTGGGCGGCGGCGGCTTCGACCGCCTCGACCCGGTCGGCGCCGCGTACGCCCTGGGGGCCGGGGCGATGTGGGCGGCGTACATCGTGTTCAGCGCCCGGACCGGCCGCCGCTTCCCGCAGGCGGACGGGCTGGCGCTGGCGATGGGGGTCGCGGCGGTCCTCTCGCTGCCCCTGGGCATCATCGAGTCCGGTGCGAAACTCACGGTCCCGTCCACCGTGGCGCTCGGCGCGGCGGTGGCCCTCCTCAGCTCGGTGCTCCCGTACACCCTGGAGCTGATGGCGCTGCGCCGGCTGCCCGCGTCCACGTTCGCCGTGATGATGAGCCTGGAGCCGGCCATCGCGGCCGGCGCGGGCTTCCTCATCCTGGACCAGGCCCTCTCCACCACGGACGCCCTCGCCATCGCCCTGGTCATCGGGGCCAGCGTCGGCGCGGTACGCAGCCGGAGGGGCCCGCGCCACGTGGGGTGA
- a CDS encoding class I SAM-dependent DNA methyltransferase: protein MPLQPDDLAAHYERLADDFEESWAHSPAFVSWMNRCIGTRLGLRPQDRAADIGCGSGLYARSMAEHARTVLCVDPSAKMLARLPATPSFVPVRASIEDLATGSVQLPHSGRLDGVLAKDVIHHARDVPTALRTLAGLLAPGGRLVLVTWPLHIDYPLFDKAVEQHEQAYIDPEDMRSVLAGCGLEVEVTCERYPLSIAKEQWMAWVANRFMSLLCTFDDGELSEGLREIDARHPGPVIEFEGRFVFTRAQG, encoded by the coding sequence ATGCCCCTGCAGCCCGATGACCTTGCCGCCCACTACGAGCGCCTCGCCGACGACTTCGAGGAGAGCTGGGCACACAGCCCGGCGTTTGTCTCATGGATGAACCGGTGCATCGGCACCAGGCTCGGTCTCCGGCCCCAGGACCGGGCCGCGGACATCGGGTGCGGCAGCGGCCTGTACGCGCGGTCCATGGCTGAGCACGCGCGCACCGTCCTGTGCGTCGATCCTTCCGCCAAGATGCTGGCGAGGCTGCCGGCCACGCCTTCCTTCGTGCCGGTGCGCGCGTCCATCGAGGACCTGGCCACCGGGTCCGTTCAGCTCCCCCACTCGGGGCGGCTCGACGGGGTGCTGGCCAAGGACGTCATCCATCACGCTCGCGATGTGCCGACGGCACTGCGCACGCTGGCGGGCCTGCTCGCTCCGGGAGGAAGGCTGGTCCTCGTGACCTGGCCGCTGCACATCGACTATCCGCTGTTCGACAAGGCGGTGGAGCAGCACGAGCAGGCCTATATCGACCCCGAGGACATGAGGAGTGTGCTCGCCGGCTGCGGTCTGGAGGTCGAGGTGACGTGCGAGAGGTACCCCTTGTCGATCGCCAAGGAGCAGTGGATGGCATGGGTGGCCAACCGCTTCATGTCGCTTCTCTGCACCTTCGACGACGGCGAGCTGTCGGAGGGCCTGCGCGAGATCGACGCCCGCCACCCCGGACCCGTGATCGAATTCGAGGGCCGATTCGTCTTCACCCGCGCACAGGGCTGA
- a CDS encoding TIGR03084 family metal-binding protein, translating into MSAVVAVIDDLREESDELDALVGTLDSRAWRGPTPAARWTVAHQIAHLSWTDEVALLAATEPDRFGDEVVKALAAPETFVDEAADALVAAHDPDALLARWREGRQRLDATLRNAPAGTRIPWYGPPMGIASMATARLMETWAHGQDIADAIGVTRGPTARLRHVARIGVRARNYAYGVRGITAPEEEFRVELHTPEGEMIAYGPEGAAQRITGPLLDFCLLVTQRAHRSDLAVTAEGRDADQWLGIAQAFAGPPGPGRPPRAERAGRDGHR; encoded by the coding sequence GTGTCCGCTGTCGTAGCCGTGATCGACGATCTGCGCGAAGAGAGCGATGAACTCGACGCTCTGGTAGGGACGTTGGACTCCCGGGCCTGGCGCGGCCCGACGCCCGCCGCCCGGTGGACCGTGGCCCACCAGATCGCCCACCTCAGCTGGACCGACGAGGTCGCGCTGCTGGCGGCCACCGAGCCGGACCGGTTCGGCGACGAGGTGGTCAAGGCCCTGGCCGCGCCCGAGACCTTCGTCGACGAGGCGGCCGACGCCCTGGTCGCCGCCCATGACCCGGACGCCCTGCTCGCCCGGTGGCGGGAAGGGCGGCAGCGGCTCGACGCGACCCTGCGGAACGCCCCGGCGGGCACCCGGATCCCCTGGTACGGGCCGCCGATGGGCATCGCGTCCATGGCGACCGCCCGGCTCATGGAGACCTGGGCGCACGGCCAGGACATCGCCGACGCCATCGGGGTCACCCGGGGCCCCACCGCCCGGCTCCGGCATGTGGCGCGGATCGGCGTCCGGGCCCGGAACTACGCCTACGGGGTGCGCGGGATCACCGCGCCCGAGGAGGAGTTCCGCGTCGAACTCCACACCCCGGAGGGCGAGATGATCGCGTACGGGCCGGAGGGGGCCGCCCAGCGGATCACGGGGCCGCTCCTCGACTTCTGCCTCCTGGTCACCCAGCGCGCCCACCGGTCCGACCTCGCGGTCACCGCCGAGGGACGCGACGCCGACCAGTGGCTCGGTATCGCCCAGGCCTTCGCGGGGCCTCCCGGGCCGGGCCGCCCGCCCCGCGCGGAGCGTGCCGGCCGGGACGGTCACCGGTGA
- a CDS encoding acyclic terpene utilization AtuA family protein: protein MNAAPGPAPLRIGNASGFYGDRFDALREMLTGGPLDVVTGDYLAELTMLILGRSRLKDPDKGYATTFLRQLEEGLGLAHERGVKIVANAGGLNPAGLAAAVRQLAEKTGVPVAVAHVEGDGLPVPDGFLTANAYLGGSGIAACLRAGADVVVTGRVTDAALVTGPAAAHFGWGPDDLDALAGAVVAGHVLECGTQATGGNYAFFRERDTRLLRRPGFPLAEIHADGSSVITKHDGTGGFVDTGTVTAQLLYETGAARYAGPDVTARLDTVKLTPDGPDRVRIDGVRGEAPPPTLKAGLTRLGGWRNEVVLVLTGLDIEAKAALVKGQFADALERSGVRPPAEVRWELARTDHADAATEERASALLRLVVRDEDADAVGRAVSGAAVELALGSYPGFHVTAPPGKGAPYGVFEARTVPATDVEHTAVLPDGRREVQEPPSRTQELTGLDEPPLPEPYPAGLPTRRAPLGLIAGARSGDKGGDANVGVWVRDDDAWRWLAHELTVERLKELLPETATLTVVRHVLPNLRALNFTVHGLLGEGVAAQARFDPQAKALGEWLRSRSLPVPVPLLEGVPLPEVTA, encoded by the coding sequence GTGAACGCCGCCCCCGGCCCCGCGCCCCTCCGGATCGGCAACGCCTCCGGCTTCTACGGCGACCGCTTCGACGCGCTGCGCGAGATGCTCACCGGCGGCCCCCTCGACGTCGTCACCGGGGACTACCTCGCCGAGCTGACCATGCTCATCCTCGGCCGGAGCCGCCTGAAGGACCCGGACAAGGGCTATGCCACCACCTTTCTGCGCCAGTTGGAGGAAGGGCTCGGCCTTGCCCACGAGCGCGGGGTGAAGATCGTGGCCAACGCGGGCGGGCTCAACCCGGCCGGACTCGCCGCCGCAGTACGGCAGTTGGCGGAGAAGACCGGCGTGCCCGTCGCCGTCGCGCACGTCGAGGGGGACGGCCTGCCCGTCCCGGACGGGTTCCTCACGGCCAACGCCTACCTCGGCGGCTCCGGGATCGCCGCCTGTCTGCGGGCCGGGGCCGATGTCGTCGTCACCGGCCGGGTCACCGACGCGGCCCTGGTCACCGGGCCCGCCGCCGCCCACTTCGGCTGGGGCCCGGACGACCTGGACGCGCTCGCGGGGGCCGTCGTCGCCGGGCACGTCCTGGAGTGCGGCACGCAGGCGACCGGCGGGAACTACGCGTTCTTCCGCGAGCGGGACACCCGTCTCCTCCGCCGCCCCGGCTTCCCGCTCGCCGAGATCCACGCCGACGGCTCCTCGGTCATCACCAAGCATGACGGCACGGGCGGGTTCGTCGACACCGGCACCGTCACCGCCCAGCTCCTGTACGAGACCGGCGCGGCCCGGTACGCGGGCCCCGACGTCACCGCCCGCCTGGACACCGTGAAGCTGACCCCGGACGGCCCGGACCGGGTCCGTATCGACGGCGTACGGGGCGAGGCCCCGCCGCCCACCCTCAAGGCCGGGCTCACCCGGCTCGGCGGCTGGCGCAACGAGGTCGTCCTGGTCCTCACCGGCCTGGACATCGAGGCCAAGGCGGCCCTGGTGAAGGGCCAGTTCGCCGACGCCCTAGAGCGGTCCGGCGTACGCCCGCCGGCCGAGGTGCGCTGGGAGCTGGCCCGGACCGACCACGCCGACGCCGCCACCGAGGAGCGGGCCAGCGCCCTGCTGCGGCTCGTCGTCCGCGACGAGGACGCCGACGCGGTGGGCCGGGCCGTCTCCGGGGCCGCCGTGGAGCTGGCGCTCGGCAGCTACCCGGGCTTCCACGTCACCGCCCCGCCCGGAAAGGGCGCGCCCTACGGGGTGTTCGAGGCCAGGACCGTACCGGCGACGGACGTCGAGCACACCGCCGTACTGCCGGACGGCCGCAGAGAGGTGCAGGAACCCCCCTCCCGCACGCAGGAGTTGACCGGGCTCGACGAGCCTCCGCTGCCCGAGCCGTATCCCGCCGGCCTCCCCACCCGGCGCGCGCCTCTCGGTCTGATCGCGGGCGCCCGCAGCGGCGACAAGGGCGGCGACGCCAACGTGGGCGTCTGGGTGCGTGACGACGACGCCTGGCGGTGGCTGGCGCACGAACTGACCGTCGAGCGGCTGAAAGAACTCCTGCCGGAGACCGCCACGTTGACCGTGGTGCGCCATGTCCTGCCCAACCTCCGCGCCCTGAACTTCACCGTCCACGGCCTCCTCGGCGAGGGCGTCGCCGCCCAGGCACGGTTCGATCCCCAGGCCAAGGCGCTGGGGGAGTGGCTGCGGTCCCGGTCGCTCCCCGTCCCCGTACCGCTGCTGGAAGGCGTCCCCCTCCCGGAGGTGACCGCATGA
- a CDS encoding acyl-CoA carboxylase subunit beta, with amino-acid sequence MTVLPTALDTNGPEYAAHRAAMVAKLAELETEHAKALAGGGEKYVTRHRKRGKLPARERIELLVDPDTPFLELSPLAAWGSDYAVGASLVTGIGVVEGVECLITANDPTVRGGASNPWTLKKALRANEIAFANRLPCVSLVESGGADLPSQKEIFIPGGALFRDLTRLSAARIPTVAVVFGNSTAGGAYVPGMSDHTVMIKDRSKVFLGGPPLVKMATGEESDDESLGGAEMHARTSGLADHFALDEHDAIRQARRIVARLNWRKAHPDPGPAEPPKYDEDELLGIVPGDLKAPFDPREVIARLVDGSDFDAFKPLYGTSLVTGWARLHGYPVGILANAQGVLFSEESQKAAQFIQLANQRDIPLLFLHNTTGYMVGKEYEQGGIIKHGAMMINAVANSKVPHLSVLMGASYGAGHYGMCGRAYDPRFLFAWPSSKSAVMGPQQLAGVLSIVARASAAAKGQPYDDEADAGLRAMVEQQIEAESLPVFLSGRLYDDGVIDPRDTRTVLGMCLSAIHTAPVEGARGGFGVFRM; translated from the coding sequence ATGACCGTCCTGCCCACCGCGCTCGACACCAACGGCCCCGAGTACGCCGCGCATCGGGCCGCCATGGTGGCGAAACTCGCCGAGCTGGAGACCGAGCACGCCAAAGCGCTCGCGGGCGGCGGCGAGAAGTACGTCACCCGGCACCGGAAGCGCGGCAAGCTCCCGGCCCGCGAGCGGATCGAGCTGCTCGTCGACCCCGACACCCCGTTCCTGGAGCTGTCGCCGCTGGCCGCCTGGGGCAGCGACTACGCCGTCGGGGCCTCGCTCGTCACCGGGATCGGGGTGGTCGAGGGCGTCGAGTGCCTCATCACCGCCAACGACCCGACCGTGCGCGGCGGGGCCTCGAACCCGTGGACGCTGAAGAAGGCCCTGCGCGCCAACGAGATCGCCTTCGCCAACCGGCTGCCCTGCGTCAGCCTGGTGGAGTCGGGCGGGGCCGATCTGCCCTCCCAGAAGGAGATCTTCATCCCGGGCGGGGCCCTCTTCCGCGACCTCACCCGGCTCTCCGCCGCCCGGATTCCCACCGTCGCCGTCGTGTTCGGCAACTCCACGGCCGGCGGCGCCTACGTCCCCGGCATGTCCGACCACACCGTGATGATCAAGGACCGGTCCAAGGTCTTCCTCGGCGGACCGCCCCTGGTGAAGATGGCGACCGGCGAGGAGAGCGACGACGAGTCCCTCGGCGGCGCCGAAATGCACGCCCGCACCTCCGGGCTCGCCGACCACTTCGCCCTCGACGAGCACGACGCGATCCGCCAGGCCCGCCGCATCGTCGCCCGCCTCAACTGGCGCAAGGCGCACCCCGATCCGGGCCCCGCCGAGCCGCCGAAGTACGACGAGGACGAGCTGCTCGGCATCGTGCCGGGCGACCTGAAGGCGCCCTTCGACCCGCGTGAGGTCATCGCCCGGCTGGTCGACGGCTCGGACTTCGACGCGTTCAAGCCGCTGTACGGGACGAGCCTGGTCACCGGCTGGGCGCGGCTGCACGGCTATCCGGTCGGGATCCTCGCCAACGCGCAGGGCGTGCTGTTCAGTGAGGAGTCCCAGAAGGCGGCCCAGTTCATCCAGTTGGCGAACCAGCGCGACATCCCGCTGCTCTTCCTCCACAACACCACCGGCTACATGGTCGGCAAGGAGTACGAGCAGGGCGGCATCATCAAGCACGGCGCGATGATGATCAACGCGGTCGCCAACTCGAAGGTGCCGCACCTGTCGGTCCTGATGGGGGCGTCCTACGGGGCCGGCCACTACGGCATGTGCGGCCGGGCCTACGATCCGCGCTTCCTCTTCGCCTGGCCCAGCAGCAAGTCCGCCGTCATGGGCCCGCAGCAGCTCGCCGGGGTCCTGTCCATCGTCGCCCGCGCCTCCGCCGCCGCCAAGGGGCAGCCCTACGACGACGAGGCCGACGCCGGGCTGCGGGCGATGGTGGAGCAGCAGATCGAGGCGGAGTCGCTGCCGGTGTTCCTGTCCGGGCGGCTGTACGACGACGGGGTCATCGACCCGCGCGACACCCGCACCGTCCTCGGCATGTGCCTGTCCGCGATCCACACCGCACCGGTCGAGGGCGCCCGCGGCGGCTTCGGCGTCTTCCGGATGTGA
- a CDS encoding acetyl/propionyl/methylcrotonyl-CoA carboxylase subunit alpha, which translates to MRSDVIHTLLVANRGEIACRIFRTCRDLGITTVAVYSDADAGALHVREADLSVRLPGAAPADTYLRGDLVVAAALAAGADAVHPGYGFLSENAAFAAAVGDAGLVWVGPPVKAIELMASKTRAKELMAGAGVPLLAPVDPATAGPGDLPLLLKAAAGGGGRGMRIVRELDALPGELLAAAAEAASAFGDGEVFAEPYVERGRHVEVQVMADEHDTVWALGTRDCSLQRRHQKVIEEAPAPGLDDGLRTRLHAAAVAAARAVGYRGAGTVEFLVSAEGRPYFLEMNTRLQVEHPVTEAVFGLDLVALQLRVAEGEPLAPTPPPPSGHAVEARLYAEDPARDWQPQTGALLALDVPDAPGLRLDTGYTGGDTIGVHYDPMLAKVIAHAPTRAGAVRLLARALERARIHGPVTNRELLVRSLRHPDFAAARPDTGFYDRHLAALTAPAPGRNPATAALAAALAAAVRTTGTGGPAPIRFGAWRNVPSGPQVKRYRSEPDGAEHEITYRTPRTGVPVPHDTPGVRGLAVTPDRVTLEVEGVARHFTVTADRDSDRVYVDTADASYTFTALPRFTDPATHTDPGSLLAPMPGTVVRLAEGLAAGVAVEAGQPLIWLEAMKMEHRILAPASGTLTALHATPGHQVEVGALLAVVQEGPAAIPVPEETA; encoded by the coding sequence ATGAGGAGTGACGTGATCCACACCCTGCTCGTCGCCAACCGGGGCGAGATCGCCTGCCGGATCTTCCGCACCTGCCGCGACCTGGGCATCACCACCGTCGCCGTGTACTCCGACGCGGACGCCGGCGCCCTGCACGTACGGGAGGCCGACCTCTCCGTACGCCTGCCGGGCGCGGCCCCCGCCGACACCTATCTGCGCGGCGATCTCGTCGTGGCCGCCGCGCTGGCCGCCGGGGCGGACGCCGTGCACCCCGGCTACGGCTTCCTCTCCGAGAACGCCGCCTTCGCCGCCGCCGTGGGGGACGCGGGCCTGGTGTGGGTGGGCCCGCCGGTGAAGGCCATCGAGCTGATGGCGTCCAAGACCCGGGCCAAGGAGCTGATGGCCGGGGCCGGGGTCCCGTTGCTGGCCCCCGTGGACCCGGCGACCGCGGGCCCCGGCGATCTGCCGCTGCTGCTGAAGGCGGCGGCGGGCGGCGGCGGACGCGGCATGCGGATCGTCCGCGAACTGGACGCGCTGCCGGGCGAGTTGCTGGCGGCCGCCGCCGAGGCCGCGTCGGCCTTCGGGGACGGCGAGGTCTTCGCCGAGCCGTACGTGGAACGCGGCCGGCACGTCGAGGTCCAGGTGATGGCCGACGAGCACGACACCGTGTGGGCGCTCGGCACCCGGGACTGCTCGCTCCAGCGCCGCCACCAGAAGGTCATCGAGGAGGCACCCGCCCCCGGCCTGGACGACGGCCTGCGCACCCGGCTCCACGCGGCGGCGGTGGCGGCGGCCCGTGCCGTCGGCTACCGGGGCGCGGGGACCGTGGAGTTCCTGGTCTCCGCCGAGGGACGCCCGTACTTCCTGGAGATGAACACCCGCCTCCAGGTCGAACACCCGGTCACCGAAGCCGTGTTCGGGCTCGACCTGGTCGCCCTGCAACTGCGCGTGGCGGAGGGCGAGCCGCTGGCACCGACGCCTCCGCCGCCGTCGGGCCACGCGGTCGAGGCCCGGCTCTACGCCGAGGACCCCGCACGCGACTGGCAGCCGCAGACCGGAGCGCTCCTCGCACTGGACGTGCCGGACGCGCCGGGCCTGCGCCTGGACACCGGATACACCGGCGGCGACACCATCGGCGTGCACTACGACCCGATGCTCGCCAAGGTGATCGCCCACGCCCCGACCCGCGCCGGGGCCGTCCGGCTGCTGGCCCGCGCGCTGGAGCGGGCCCGGATCCACGGCCCGGTCACCAACCGGGAGCTGCTCGTACGGTCGCTGCGCCACCCGGACTTCGCGGCGGCGCGCCCGGACACCGGGTTCTACGACCGGCACCTGGCGGCCCTGACCGCCCCGGCCCCCGGCCGGAACCCGGCGACGGCCGCCCTCGCCGCGGCCCTGGCGGCAGCCGTCCGCACCACCGGCACCGGCGGCCCCGCCCCCATCCGCTTCGGGGCCTGGCGCAACGTGCCCTCGGGGCCGCAGGTCAAGCGCTACCGGAGCGAACCCGACGGGGCCGAGCACGAGATCACCTACCGCACCCCGCGCACCGGCGTCCCGGTACCGCACGACACCCCGGGCGTCCGGGGCCTGGCCGTCACTCCGGACCGGGTGACCCTCGAAGTGGAAGGGGTCGCCCGGCACTTCACGGTCACCGCCGACCGCGACAGCGACCGGGTGTACGTGGACACCGCCGACGCCTCGTACACCTTCACGGCCCTGCCCCGCTTCACCGACCCCGCCACCCACACCGACCCGGGCTCCCTGCTCGCCCCGATGCCCGGGACGGTCGTCCGCCTCGCGGAGGGCCTGGCCGCCGGCGTCGCCGTCGAGGCCGGGCAGCCGCTGATCTGGCTGGAGGCGATGAAGATGGAGCACCGCATCCTCGCCCCCGCCTCCGGCACCCTCACCGCCCTGCACGCCACCCCCGGCCACCAGGTCGAGGTCGGCGCGCTGCTCGCCGTGGTCCAGGAGGGCCCGGCCGCCATCCCCGTACCGGAGGAGACCGCATGA